The following coding sequences lie in one Trypanosoma brucei gambiense DAL972 chromosome 7, complete sequence genomic window:
- a CDS encoding oxidoreductase, putative, producing the protein MEIVPKGNEVVVDVLQAPLHRVDAAVVNGSVLGRRRLQLPSFPRVGGSEGVGVVVANNGSSVIKEGDTVWVAPLNGLWATRVAVPCNSVHKIDSKYIPLAVNASNYITAHRLVNGFTSLRKGQVIVQNGGSSATSLAVAALGKLLGFRVLTASTPGERFDKAKQRHAEYGSEVFEYNGKGSRAMRQALGGSAAALYLNAIGGRHFDTFLGLLGKGGHAVSYGAQSGVGLMISGSNIIFNEVTMEGFLLPSYLASLSYEERQTQLEVVLQQLSSVGFKYPTVVAPSLEKMPDVWDECFVHGGTKGIVVVKK; encoded by the coding sequence ATGGAAATTGTTCCAAAAGGGAACGAAGTAGTAGTTGATGTGTTACAAGCACCGCTTCACCGTGTAGACGCGGCGGTGGTGAATGGCAGTGTGCTGGGTCGACGTCGGCTGCaactcccttccttcccaaGGGTAGGTGGCTCTGAGGGTGTTGGTGTAGTGGTCGCCAACAACGGCTCCAGTGTTATAAAGGAAGGGGACACAGTTTGGGTAGCGCCGCTGAATGGGTTATGGGCAACGCGAGTTGCTGTGCCTTGCAACTCCGTACATAAAATCGATTCCAAATACATTCCACTTGCGGTGAACGCTTCTAACTACATAACTGCACATCGCCTCGTCAATGGTTTTACATCTTTACGTAAGGGACAAGTCATCGTGCAGAACGGCGGTAGCAGTGCTACATCCCTTGCCGTGGCAGCTTTGGGTAAACTCCTCGGTTTCCGAGTTCTGACGGCCAGTACCCCAGGTGAGCGGTTCGACAAGGCAAAACAACGCCATGCCGAATACGGCAGCGAGGTATTCGAGTACAATGGAAAGGGATCCCGAGCGATGCGTCAAGCACTGGGTGGTTCCGCTGCAGCACTGTACCTCAACGCCATTGGTGGCCGGCACTTCGATACGTTTCTCGGGCTTCTTGGGAAAGGGGGTCACGCAGTGTCTTACGGTGCACAAAGCGGTGTGGGACTGATGATCTCCGGGTCCAACATAATCTTTAACGAGGTAACAATGGAGGGGTTCCTTCTTCCATCATATCTAGCGTCACTTTCATATGAAGAGCGGCAAACACAACTGGAGGTTGTTTTGCAGCAACTGTCTTCTGTGGGGTTCAAGTACCCGACGGTCGTGGCGCCTTCTTTGGAGAAGATGCCAGACGTGTGGGACGAATGTTTTGTTCACGGAGGGACAAAGggtattgttgttgtcaagAAGTAA